The Thermodesulfobacteriota bacterium sequence TCCTGTTCTCCCTCCATTCGGTGATCTTCATCTTTCTCCCCGCGCACCTTTACGGGCTGGGGATCCGGGAAGGGGAGATCGGCGTCCTGATGGCCGCGGGAACGCTGGTGGCGCTGGCGCTCAAGCCGTTGAACGCCATGATCAGCGGGCGGGGGCTCCGGAGGGCCCTCCTCGCCGGAGGGGCCTTCCTCGCCGCCGCCGCTTCGGTCTCCTGGACCCGCCTTGCCGCTCCCGGCATCCTCCCGTACATCCTCCGGGTCGCCCAGGGAACGGCGTTCTCCATGTTCGCCGCCTCCTCCTTCTCCTGGATCGCCGCGACCGCGCCGGCCGGCCGGCGCGCGGAGGCGCTCGGGATCTTCGGACTCACTTTCTTCCTTCCGGTCTCCGTGGGCGGCTGGACGGGAGAGTGGGTCATCCTCCATTCCGGGTACCACGGGCTGTTCGCCGGGGCGATCGGCATCGCGGCGCTGGCGGGGAT is a genomic window containing:
- a CDS encoding MFS transporter; this encodes MSPSASVSASASLYDRDYILLNASNFLFSLHSVIFIFLPAHLYGLGIREGEIGVLMAAGTLVALALKPLNAMISGRGLRRALLAGGAFLAAAASVSWTRLAAPGILPYILRVAQGTAFSMFAASSFSWIAATAPAGRRAEALGIFGLTFFLPVSVGGWTGEWVILHSGYHGLFAGAIGIAALAGIAPIAMREPAARERPSFASLSVYLTRPFLVPNTAGYLFGMAYGSIFTFLPVYLLARGRGSIGVFMFVYALTVIATRVL